One Jaculus jaculus isolate mJacJac1 chromosome 4, mJacJac1.mat.Y.cur, whole genome shotgun sequence genomic window, TCTGAATTTAACCTTTTAGCCAAGTGAGACTTTTTTAACTTTCCAGAACTGTAAATGGTTGCTTTTAGGAGGCCTCAAGTGGTAAAAGAACTAGTCTCCCATTCTTCCAGATTCTTTGCTTCTCAATGTCTCTTTATTTGGAgaagtggtttttgttgttgttgttgttgtttttgttcattttttatttatttatttgagagcgacagacatagagagaaaggcagatagagggagagagagagaatgggcgcgccagggcttccagccactgcaaacgaactccagacgcgtgagcccccttgtgcatctggctaacgtgggacctggggaaccgagcctcgaaccgggatccttaggcttcacaggcaagcgcttaactgctaagccatctctccagccctggagaagtGTTTTATAATTTGCTAAATCAGAAAGTTACAAATCTTTGAAGAAAAACAGAATTAGTCATATAGTTTGAACATGAGCTTTCACTGTGTGCTTCAAACTGAAGCCAGgggagctggaaggatggttcagcagttgaggtACTACTTctttgcaaggcctgacagcctgggtttgattccttgtacccacataaagccagatgcactaaatggcacgtgcacgtggagttcatttgcagtggcaggaagtcctggagtgctcatactcactctctctgtctgcctctcacactcaataaatgtgtaaaatatagctttattatgttattttatttttattttatttgacagagaaagagggagagagaaagagagacagaataggtgccccagggcctccggccactgcaaacgaactccagacttgtgcgcccccttgtgcatctggctaacatgggtcctggggaatcgaaccagggtcctttggttttgcaggccaatgacttaaccattaagccatccctccatccctaaaatatatttttaaaaagcagaagccAGGTACCTTTGCAAACCAAAGACCTAAAATAAGCAGACAGCGCACACGTGTGCTTCTCGCCTGCAtccacctctctcctctctcctcccctcctcctgccAGTCCCATCAATCTTTGTCAAGATTAGCCTCCAAAATCCAGCGCGTGATGGAGGGCCAGACCCCCTTCTCTGCCTCAGGTAACCATGCTACTGTGTGGCCTGGTAGACAACTAAGATTTGCAGCCAGGTAGTTATGCCTAGGTCCAAATCACAGACCCACACCAAACTGGCTGGCTGAGCTGGAACCAGCTGCCCGACTTGTCTGAACCTCCGTTTCGGCTGCTGTAACGTGGGAAGGGAATTCTCTCCGTTGCTGAGCCCTGAAAAGATGAGGCACATAAAACATTTAGCATAGAGATCCCGAACTAATAGGGACAATTTTAGGTACAAAAGAAAGTCTGTTAAGTCGATCTCAATTTCTGCTCACCCTTCTCAAGAACTGAGAGAAGTCCCCAAGGGAGAACTGGATGCTGGATCAACCACGTGGAGGCTTTGTTCCCAGCATGTCTCACAGGGCTGGTCAAGTGGCAACTTCCAGCCAATGGAAGATGAATGGAAACGTTGCTCCCATCTTCGGAGTAATGGGTGAGAAAGGAGGCTGTCCCTCCTCCCTTCTGCTTTCCCAGCCTCCTTCTGGTCAGGAGCTAGAGGGATCCTAGACCAGCGACCCTGGGGGCAGGAAAGGAAGCCACCTGCTCCTGAAGGATGACCAAGCCCCTGCACCAGTGACCTCAGGAGAAATAAAGAGCTATTGCTTGGATCACTGGGTTACAGCAACTTAAATGCAAGAAAGGAGTTATAAAAGTACAaccaagagctgggtgtggcggtgcacgcctttaatcccagcactcaggaggcaggggtaggaggatcaccgtaagtttgaggccaccctgagactacatagtgaattccaggtcagcctgagctagagtgaaaccctacctcgataaacaaaaccaaacaaaaaagtccaaccaagctgggcgtggtggtgtatgcctttaatcccagtattacggaggcaggagctcaaggccaggctggggctgcaaaataggttccaggtcagcctgggctatagtgagaccctacctaaaaaaaaaaaaaaaaaaaaaaggaggggtaggacatggatgagcccaacaatggtgccaacttgactgtatttactgagtacaaaactaattaataaaaagtaataagtTATTAAAAAGTCCAACCAAGAGTCTCAATTCTCATTGTAGAACACCAGTGAACAAAGGCCCTGAATTTAATGCCACTTCTTGCCAAAGTCTCCTTGCCCACGCTCCAAAAAATGCCCCCCTTAAAGGACTTAGTCTCAAGAGTCCTAGGGACAAGGCGATTCCAGTCTAATCATCTATTGCCCTCCCGAAGGCCCTGGAGCCTTTTGCCACAGAGCGCTAGGGGCTGGTGAAGGGGAACCCTTATATTGGACAGTTATGTACAATGAGCCTCTCTCAACTGTCCAAATGAAGGTGGGCGGCCAACACAGAACAGCACTGCCCACCTCATGCTGCTTTTACCCCTGGTGGGCCGGGGGCTCTGCCTAAAGAGTCTGGGTCGTCTGCTTCTTTCTGAACTGGTGTTCTCCGATTTGGGACATTTTCTAAGAGCTAGATGAGAAAGCAAAGGCCGAGGCCTAGGTGAGACCTCCTGCTGTCTGCATTAATCTGCCTTGATACCAGCCAAGCTCACATGTGCCAGTGGGAAAGCCAATGCCTGCCTGGTGGCATTCATCCAATGACCCCGGTCCCTTAGGGGAAAGACCATCCCCTGAATTCCTGTTGGTGACCTTGCAAATTTTCTCAGTAAAGGGAAGGGGCTGGAAGTTCTCTGATCAACGCATCTGTCTACACAGTAGTCAAGGCTCTTTAGATGGGAGAGAGGAGCACACCCACCACTTTCCACCCAGGGTGCTGCCAAGGGCAGACGTTCTTCTACCTTTACTTGGGGTCTTGGAGGTCATGGGCTTCAGCTCCGGGTTTTGAGCCTTCGATGTTTGTATGCTGAAAaataatttaggggctggagagatggcttagcagttaaggtacttgcctgccaagcctaaggactcatgtttgactctccaggtccacataaaccagacgcacacaGACACAAGtgtgaaaggtcacacatgcgtacaagggggtgtatgcatctagatctctctcacactctctctcaccctcactcacattaaaggaaaaaaaaggccagtctgttgggcattTCTCAAAATAacagaaagggagaggcagacagagaaaatgggcacagcagggcctctagccactgcaaacgaactccagacgcatgtgccactttgtgcatctggcttacatgggacctggagaattgaacctgggtccttaggcttcacaggcaagcaccttaaccgttaagccatctctccagccctaaagaaaatGCTCAAAAGGACGAGTTTTCCCTACCACCAGGGTTCCATTCTCCGTGGTTGTTGTATGTTCTCTGTCTTATGTCCTCCGTCCCACCTCCCCAGACCCTCTTTGTTCACGAGGCAAGGAGGGCAGCTGAGGAGTGTTGGTACTTGTGTGTTTTGCTTGCTGGCACTTTGGTGGCCCTCCAGTATCCCCAGATGACTAAAACTGTTGCAGACCTTACTGGTTTATAACAGCCCTGAACAACCAGGCCCAGATACCCCAGAGAGCAGCCAGTTGGACCTGAGCAGGGTCTATCTTCCTGACCACTCTGCGGCTCACTTTTTCAGAAAAAGTTCCGGGTGCATCTGGTCCACGACTTTCTTAAAGGCCCAAGATGAACAAAATCCCATTTTACTCGGAGACTTGAGCAGcgtcgatatatatatatatatatatatatatatatatatatatatatatatatatatatatgagaaagagagggagggagagagagaatgggcgcgctggggcctccagccactgcaaatgaactccagacacgtgcatcccccttgtgcatctggctaacgtgggtgctggagaatatcgaacctgaatcctgcaggcaaatgccttatccgctaagccatcttctccagcccaggatgggtCTTTTGAAACCAACCACAGACATCCGAAGTGATGGAGCAACTGAACACCGTGCTCACTACGCCAGCCTCCAAGTTAGCGACCTTCTCTAGTTGGGAGATCACAAGGAATAGCGAGGCAGAGGCCATTAGCAGCGACAGGAGGAGATAAGGCAGAGGGTATTATGAcatgctggggctggggtggggggagagcttTTTCTATGGCCAActggggcctctggccattggGACAAGGGAACTGGACCGACATGAAGCAATGGCCTGGGGCGCAGCCCTCAGAGACCCGGGCCtcgaaggaggaggaggaaagggcgCAGGAGGAGAGCGCAGGGGTGGACGAGGAGGGCTCAGGGGTGCACGAGGAGAGCGCAGAGGCTCCAGAGACCACCGCAGAGACCCTCGAGAGAACCACAGAGGTTCAGCAACAGGCTCTGACCCAATCCATCACGGGCCACGGCCGGGTGCTGCTAATAAGAGAGTTCTGGAAGCAGGAAGAGGAACACATGATGCTGAAGAACCTTCTGGAACACGCTCCAGAGGCTCAGATCGCCAGACCCTCGTTTACCCAAATGTCAAGCCGCCCGAGTAGTTCCAACACCAGTGTCCAGCGGGGCTCCAAGCGCTCGGGCGACAGTCTTGCAGACAGCTCCGAGCGCCCGGCCGCCAAGTGCAAGCGCTGGGCGGAGGAgactccgccgccgccgccgccgccgccgcgcgccgAGCTCCCAGCCGAGCTCCCGGCCGCGGCCTCGGGGACCTGGGACTCCGGGACGGCGGAGCCGGCGGCACGGGGGGCCGAGGGCGGCGCGCAGCTGCTCCTGGTGCTGTGCCACGCGGCCACGCTGAGCACGCAGCTCCCGCGGCTGCAGCTGCTCCTGCAGCGGGTGTGCGCCCGGGACCGCCGCGCGCCCGCCGCGCTCGTGGGCATCCTCATGCAGCCGCGGCCCGACGACGACGACGCGGACGCCGACTCCGAGTCGCGCCGCCGCCTGGAAAACCTGCTCTGCGGCCTCTTCGAGCCCGACAGCCCCGCCGTGGAGGTGCACACGGCGGTGTTCTGCCCCAGCCGTCCCCAGGGCGTCCTGGACGTCCGGCGCGCTGCCCGCCAAGCGCACAGGGCCCGCCTGGTGGATCGTCAGACCCAGACGGATGGTGAGGGGGTCCAGGGTGGGGGCTGGGACATGTCTGGCCGTCCTGTAGGTGGGGCGTGGGGATCAAATACGGAATCCTGTACCCTATCCTATTCTCCTGAGCAGTGATCAAAACCCCTAACCTCATGGTCCCAGTCCTGGCACCTCCAGGAATGCAGAGtactattattcatttatttatttatgagcaggaaagaggcagagagagacagagaatgggcacgccagggcctctagccactgcaaacgaactccagacacatgcgctaccttgtgcctctggcttacgtgggtcctggggaatccaaccgaggtcctttagcttttcaggcaagcgccttaaccgctaagccatccctccagccccagagtaccATTTTTAGTTGGGAATGAATCATGTGTGCTGACAGGGACAGTCTCTGAAAGTGTGGGACTTAACCCGGTATTAACCTCCACTTTCTGGCCTACCCGTCGCTGGAGACCAGAAATCGTGCTGTTTCCTGACGGGATTTTGTAGGActcacccctccccctctccacatGCACTGACGCCCTTGCCAAGTTCCTTGTGGTCTTCTATCTCCTCTTGCTCTTCTGggaaataacaacaataaaaacagccTATCGtgagccaggcactgtgctgaTGGCTGCCACCCCCAGTCCTTACAGCAACCCACTAAGGTTAAGATTGCAGGAGAAATAGCTGGTTTAAGGCAGTGTTTTTAACTCAAAATCCTCGAGCCCATTCCTGGAAAGTAGTCATGGCTTGTAGCCCTAGGTATTAACCTGTGTGGCCTAACAGCCTGGGCAGCAGGTTCTTACATAAGAAGTTCTGTTTCTGGAAGCTCCTTTCAGGGACAACTTAGGGACTAAGTGCTCTAGGCAGAAGGCTCCATACCCCATTGACAAAGACTCTGCCACCCTCCGCTAGTGACCACAGCACGTGCCCTCACTGTGACATATGAGGGCAAAGGGTCTCTTGATGTCTGATTCAGTGCAAACAGGCCAACTTCCAAATAAATGGCGATACCCTTGTTCTGGGCATATGGGACATAGTCAAGAGTCAAAAGCTCAGGGACCTTGGAAAGGGTGTTAACAACCTGACCATCCGCCTTTCCATCTTTTAGGCACATTATTCTCTAAGAGGTAGATGACAGTTTCACATGGCTGACACTCCGGTTAGGAAAGTTCTCTCCTCCCCACCGATGAGCCATTCCAACTGCCTCAGAAACAGCTGtccctctatctttttaaaaaaaaaaatttgttgttgtttatttttatttagttgagagtgacaggcagagagggcttttagacactgcaaatgaactccagacgcgtgcgcccccttgtgcatctggctaacgtgggacctggggaaccgagcctcgaaccggggtccttaggcttcacaggcaagcgcttaaccgctaagccatgtctccagccccttacgTGAGAAGGCTCCAGGCGCCTTGCTGCCATCACCCAGCCCCACAGCTAGTTCCTGTGCTTGGTCCTGCAGTTTCCCTCATACTATTGAGGCAGCTTGTGTGGAGCCTGATGGTCTGTGCCCCCCAGCCCTATACTGGGGAATCGGGAGTGAAGACGAGGTGAGAAGCGATCCTAAGGCCATGAATGCCATGACCATATTGTCGTAGAGGAGCCAGGCTCCCAGAAGAGAACTTGCACCTTCTGGGACAACCACTTTCCCCATGACAGCCTCTCCCTGAATCTGGGACAGCCCATAACTAAAGACCCACCTGTGTTTTCTCCTCAGCCATAGAAACACTCTCTAGCCTCTTTAGCCCTCTGTCGTCTCCCTCCTGGAAACAAGGATTGTCCTGTGCCCTGTTggctcctttattttatttttttacttatttatctatttagttttggtttttcaaggtagggtctcactctaggccaggctgacctggaaatcactgtatcgtctcaggctggccttgaactcacagtgatcctcctacctctacctcccaagtgctgggagtaaaggcgtgcgccaccatgcccagctttgttggCACCTTTAAACGAACTGGTATAGCTATTTCATGACTACCTGGAAATTCTACCCATCTGTGTCTGTATGCCCCCATATGCCACATTTAAACTAGTGGCTCCCAACCAGGGACAATTTTAGCACCCCTTTCCCACCTCTGGGGACATTCGGCTGTCTGCAGACATGTTTGGCTGTCACAGTGGCATGCCAGCATGTTGCGGCCAGAGGTGCTGCTGAACTTCCTACAATCCCTCACAGGCAGGCACTCTTAAGCCCTTCTGAGGTTCAGAAACACTGACTTAAGTCAGGCTAAGCACCTCAAAGCCCATCATGCCCGAAAATGCAATTTTGCAGAAGTAAACACCTTAGAAATTCCTGTTAAGTTCCAGTGGGGCTCCTGACTGAGGTTCCAGCCTTTCTGATTCTAAATGCCATCCCTAAAGGGACCCGTTGCTCTTGACCTCCGGGAATCATCACGTTCTTGCTCCCCTGTCCCCTGCACCTCCTTCCTCCAAGATCAACTAAACACGATCCAATACTATCGAGCTCATTTCATTTCTGCTCTTCCATGCCTGTGTCTTCAATCTCACTCAAGAGATTTTTCAGTATTTTGaatttgtagttatttatttccATGCCTTTATAATTATACCATTGCCTCCTCAGGTTCATGAACCCTGAACAGAAATTTTAACTCTGTCCATGCAGCCAATCAGCTCTATGGCCTTGGGAGAGTAGTTTaacctctctgaacctcagtGTCCTTTTCAGCAAAAAGTCTTGTTGGCTCTAGAAGCCTGCAAATAGATCTTCTCATTTCACAGTTCACATGGTGTTGCCTTGCCTTGTGTGGGACTGGCTAACACCCTTTCTAGTTTATTAGCTCTTCCTTCTGTCCTGTCCTCCCCCAGGCTTTGGGCATAGGTAGAGTGGACATGCTCACCCGCACAGCCGTGCCTTCATGGAGGAAGTTCTGCCTCCCACTTGGAATACATTTTGTACTGCCttttgtttgttcgaggtagggtctcactctaacccaagatgacctggaactcactctgcagtcgcaggctggcctagaaatcacagtgatcctcttacctcgacccccccaagtgctgggagtaaaggggtGCACCAACCCTGTCTGGCTCAGGCTCTTTTCaaaatctctttttcctcttccatccTAAAATGAAAAtcacattgttaatttagagaaggATCCATAGTCTGTTGACTCAACCAGTGTAAGTTTGGGAGGTAATTAGTGTTTCCGCCAACCTCAGTTTGAGAAAAGGTTCATTTTTTCAGCAGCTGGTTTAAAGTATAGTTCTTGGCTAAATGTAAGGGTTCTTGGGAAATTCAGGACCACCCCCAGCATCCTCTTCCGCAAAGACAAAAGAAGCTTTTCAAGAATGCTAGAAGATGGTGAGCCATGGGAGCTTAAGTGCTCAGAGAAGCCCCAAGTCTTTAGGAAAATTCCTTGACACTTACCAAACGCATGGTAAACCTAGAtgtttttgtatttgtatatGGAAACCAGCAGCAGATCTAACGAAGCATCCCTTCCAGGGTATCTTAGAATGAAGCAGATCGCTCACATAGACCCAGGAACACACCAGCAGAGTGGGGCCTGAAGGGGCTGCTCCGGTCACAAAACTGTAGGGTCCAGGGGTCTCCGGCCCTGCCGCAGGCTTAGTCAAGCCTTGGAGGGACAGAGCCTGTCCCAAGGATGCCAGGCCACTGCCTGGCACCTGCAGAGAAGACTGTGGCAGAGCTGTGGCCATGGGAGCCACCCAGGCTTTTGTGACCTCACAGGAGATGTAGGTGACTGTTGTCTGTGGGACCTGACTCCAGCCAAAGGTCAGATCCCATACCCTTGGGACAGAGGGCAGATGGCCTCCCTAGGAGGGAGCCAGAAAATCCACAGCTCCATGTAGGTCCACGCTTGGGTTTGGAAGACCCATCATGAAGAAGGTCAAGAAGAAAAAGTCTGAGACCAGGCGCCGCCGGGGCTCCATCTCACCACAGACGAGCTCCGACTCCTCGCAGCAGCCCAGCTCTGAAACACCTCCACCGTGTCCCGAGCCCAGCCCACCGCAGCCTTGCTCGGAGCCCACCCCGCCACAGCAacagccgcagccgcagccgcagctGCCACCACCCAAGCAGGAGCCTGCCTCTGTCCCCATCCCACAACAGCCTGAACCCCAGACTGCTCTAGCTACCGAAACCCACCTCTCTTCTGGGTGCCTAGTGCCTTCAAAAGCTGAAACAAAAGAAGTCGTTCCGTCCAGGAAATCAGGTAGGCAGACTTCCCACTAGAGCAGTTCTAGAGGTGCCGAGGGAGTCGCAGAGGCAGAATGACAGTGAAAGGTTAGCGTGTCTTCTGGAGATGGGCTTCTCTGGAGGGGgcagggattttattttatttttatccacgAGACCAAGAGTCCTGTATTTTGTCATTCCTTACCATCCCAGGTCTGGCAGGAGATAGACATACGTACATATTCACATCTAATTTAGCTCCTTGGTAATACTACCTATTAGGAATAAGCAGTAGCACTATGTGATTGTTACAAAATTAAAACcaggaaggagccaggcatggtggcgcacgcctttaatcccagcactcgggaggcagaagtaggaggatcaccgtgagttcaaggccaccctgagactccatagtgaattccaggtcagcctgggctagagtgagaccctacctcgaaaaactaaaagccAGGAAGGTACTCACTGCAGCATACAATCTAGAATAAAAGGGAAGTGAACATACTGTTTTCCTTGGTTACCTTCCCTTCAAGCTGCTCTCATAGGCTGTACCAGATGCCTATGAGAAAACTGTCTATGACGACGAAGAATGAGAGCAGTGAGGGGAAAAGAGCTGTTTGGTGGTGTTGTGACTGTTTGTTGAGAGAATTAGAGTATGTCTGTCAGTTGGAAGACAGGAGTAGAAATTTGCCATGTTATCCCCAGAACTCTGACGAGGGACCCAGGAAGTGGATAGCCAGGTGAAATACAGGATGCTTGGCTAAATGTTAATTTCATATAAACAACTAATTTTTAGTGTGAGTGTCCCAAATATTGCACAGGCACCCTGGTTTGTCTgcctagcattaaaaaaaaaagaaaaacagcctttGTAGGAATCAGCTCTGTCTGAAATGGAATGGCTGTCCACAAAAAGTGGTTCCCGTATGTTCTTGGGTAGCCAGTGAGTGTCTGACTAAACTTTGGACATTGTCCAGCGGACTCTGATGGAGGTGAGGACTGGGCTATTTTGGACTGCTGATGATAATAGCAGTAGCCAactgcctttaccactgagcattGTCTCAGAACTCAACGTTCAGTTCAACCACCTAACTTAACCTGTTTATTTGACACTGGGGCTCACCGCAGTTCACATGCTCAACAGCAGACATTGGTAGTGCCAGAAGGGGAATCTCTTCCCCCATCCAGGGGGCCTGCTGGGCTCCCCACATGGAAGAGTATTCTCTGGGCTTCTCCTCCAACTGCCATGAGCCATAGCTTATGTCTCAGTGTCCCTGAGCAGGCAAGCCACACTCCCTGAGTGAGTCTCAGCAGCCTTTCTAAGATAGTCTGGATGTAAAATAAGGGATTCAAGAAGATGACAGTTCTAGAGCTAAGGAATTGCCCAGGACAGCAGTGTGTCTGTGGCTAAGCGCTGACTCGTTCTTGATAGGTGGAGGTGGTCTTATGTGCGGCACGTATTGTCAGCATCAGCCATGGAGGGGAACGTTTCTCAATCATGGCCTTCCAAACAGGTGTCTGTCCCAAGATCTGACACTCACCCCTCGGAGGACTTTGGCTTATTGAGGAGCCAGAACAAGAGACATCAGTGGCCCACCATATTTGTTAACTTTCtcctcactgtgaccaaatacctgagagaaGTAACTTAGAGGaggaattatttatgtatttattgctcACAGTTTTAGAAATGTACATCCATCGAGGCAGGGAAAGTGTGGCGGAGCAGCTAGTAGCAAGGCTGCCAAGAAGCGAGGTAAAGATAGCATAGGA contains:
- the Spata3 gene encoding spermatogenesis-associated protein 3 — translated: MKKVKKKKSETRRRRGSISPQTSSDSSQQPSSETPPPCPEPSPPQPCSEPTPPQQQPQPQPQLPPPKQEPASVPIPQQPEPQTALATETHLSSGCLVPSKAETKEVVPSRKSGPLIYASPSPCSCATCPGSCACWRRLGLCHSRIFDVLLPRACPAMPGRGFPNLLTFYRRPSRKHFPPRNTRTASPRDCCCGSGGPRSCLLYR